From a single Haloarcula sp. DT43 genomic region:
- a CDS encoding CbtA family protein, giving the protein MATDYLERGAVAGVAGGLVYGLFVATVGNAFTAGLETFEHGHGGGPAVSALTTTVASVGGGVLWGVLFGVAAFGVAYFFLEPALPGTGATKRLALAGAGFLTVSGAPWLVLPPQPPGVEQALGTDARLAWYAGLMVLGALVAALAGLTARRTADRHVAVRLAATASPLALLAVPVALAPANPVHGDVPASLVAAYRWTVVFGQLLLWATIAGVHAWLGDAETTATDDLDYPATAD; this is encoded by the coding sequence ATGGCGACCGACTACCTCGAACGGGGCGCGGTCGCCGGCGTCGCGGGCGGGCTCGTCTACGGGCTGTTCGTCGCGACCGTCGGCAACGCGTTCACCGCCGGGCTGGAGACGTTCGAGCACGGCCACGGCGGCGGGCCCGCGGTCTCCGCGCTGACGACGACCGTCGCCAGCGTCGGCGGCGGCGTCCTCTGGGGCGTCCTCTTCGGCGTCGCCGCCTTCGGCGTGGCGTACTTCTTCCTCGAACCGGCCCTGCCGGGGACGGGTGCGACGAAGCGGCTGGCGCTCGCCGGGGCGGGCTTTCTCACCGTCTCGGGCGCGCCGTGGCTCGTCTTGCCGCCCCAGCCGCCGGGCGTCGAGCAGGCGCTGGGCACGGACGCGCGGCTGGCGTGGTACGCCGGGCTGATGGTCCTCGGCGCGCTTGTCGCGGCGCTCGCCGGCCTCACAGCACGGCGGACCGCGGACCGGCACGTGGCCGTCAGGCTCGCCGCGACCGCGTCCCCGCTTGCCCTGCTCGCGGTTCCGGTGGCACTCGCGCCCGCCAACCCCGTCCACGGCGACGTGCCGGCGTCGCTGGTCGCCGCGTACCGCTGGACGGTAGTCTTCGGGCAGCTACTCCTGTGGGCCACTATCGCCGGGGTCCACGCGTGGCTCGGCGACGCCGAGACGACAGCGACCGATGACCTCGACTACCCCGCGACGGCCGACTGA
- a CDS encoding CbtB domain-containing protein: MQDDTDTARATDSVHDRLDRARAGLTGPQIAIGVTLVAALGFTLLFVQDPMLHDSLHNFRHSAGITCH, translated from the coding sequence ATGCAGGACGACACTGACACCGCACGCGCCACGGACAGCGTGCACGACCGACTCGACCGCGCCAGAGCGGGCCTGACCGGGCCCCAAATCGCAATCGGCGTCACGCTGGTGGCGGCGCTTGGCTTCACGCTCCTGTTCGTCCAGGACCCGATGCTCCACGACTCGCTGCACAACTTCCGGCACAGCGCCGGCATCACCTGCCACTGA
- the cobN gene encoding cobaltochelatase subunit CobN: protein MPQLGLYTATENELGAVQRAAGEVDADLVVRSESDLDDEPAVEAFVDELTDADAVILWLHGAEDSMPGYERAVERLREAGVPLVVKATGDAFAVEDTSVPDEHRETVYEYLEKGGASNVANCARYLVAKYGDAAPSYDGPVTLPTEGVYHPDHPGASIEDLRATFDPAKPTVAVWFYESHWTHENTRYVDAQVRAIEAQGANALPIFCEPATDAEGQWNAERVTEEWLLDADGNPLVDAVCSSFMFSLSMDERGRSADDEGDGAADVFLDRLGVPVIQTVTTMRSRSRYDASDTGVMGFELALSVALPEFDGNVITHPISGKERTDDDADIGSAPKQHFPIEDRVDHVARLAVNWAELRHTPNHEKNVAVVLHNYPPSDDGIGTAFGLDSPESTVNLLDELDARGYELGDTTPESGQSLVERLTAQLTLDDRWVAPEDVREMSVDTVSPAQYGEWFDALDPDFRANVVEEWGDPPERPFAIPGAEFGNVLVTVQPPRGFGMDPSKVYHDSDLQPPHDYVAFYRWLRNDYEADAVVHLGTHGSLEWLPGKTVGLDGESAPDQLIDDIPNVYPYIVNNPGEGTQAKRRSYAAIVDYLTPVMANAGTYDDLADLEELADRYREAGMEDARADDGEHLAEQIRQTVDELDLAVELGIAGEIDEKADVRGPDEAGSTLAEGDVEGDDLDIDDLVERVHEYLTDVKTTQIRKGLHTMGEPPADDRLVDYLVALTRLENPGAPSLRESVAGVLGVDYDTLRNAPGEYDEALGMTYAEAADRVHETSKDLVRTLAEHDFDVPVSELEDGDSEVNMNLLVVDIDPIGDARARSGAHDDLREVLAYICEEAAPRVAGAADEIPRTADALAGEYVPPGGSGAPTRGGVDLLPTARNFYTLDPRKVPAKTAWDVGSEVAAGVVERHESDEGGYPEEIGVVVWGTPTVRTRGETIAQVLALMGVEPVWSDAGRVEDVEPIPLEELGRPRIDVTTRVSGLFRDAFPAAAGVVHDAVDAVVDLDEPHDMNYVKKHVEEETDDLVADGMDESDARTAATHRVFTTRPGGYGAGTNKAVDEGNWDDRSDLADVYVQWGGYAMGSRGRVSDAHDAFERRLSSVDATVKIEDTAEQDEFDSSDWYAFHGGFISAVTEIAGEEPNSYVGDSSDPDNVDVYTNEEKVRKAMRARVLNPAWLDSMEEHGYKGAGDLSTTVDVVLGWDATTGVVSDALWNDVAERYAFDADRQEWLRDVNPWALDSITDTLLEAIDRGLWDADDETRDRLRDLNLEVDGTLEARASSERAVDSTEVTSDDD, encoded by the coding sequence ATGCCACAGCTTGGACTCTACACCGCGACGGAGAACGAACTCGGGGCCGTCCAGCGGGCCGCTGGCGAGGTTGACGCGGACCTCGTCGTGCGCTCGGAGAGCGACCTCGACGACGAACCGGCGGTCGAGGCGTTCGTCGACGAACTGACCGACGCCGACGCCGTGATCCTCTGGCTCCACGGAGCCGAGGACAGCATGCCCGGCTACGAGCGGGCCGTCGAGCGCCTGCGCGAGGCCGGCGTCCCGCTGGTCGTGAAAGCCACCGGCGACGCCTTCGCCGTCGAGGACACGTCGGTCCCCGACGAGCACCGCGAGACGGTCTACGAGTACCTGGAGAAGGGCGGCGCGAGCAACGTCGCCAACTGCGCCCGCTACCTCGTCGCGAAGTACGGCGACGCCGCCCCCTCGTACGACGGCCCGGTGACGCTCCCGACGGAGGGCGTCTACCACCCCGACCACCCCGGGGCGAGTATCGAGGACCTGCGGGCGACGTTCGACCCGGCGAAACCGACGGTCGCCGTTTGGTTCTACGAGTCCCACTGGACCCACGAGAACACGCGCTACGTCGACGCGCAGGTCCGAGCCATCGAGGCCCAGGGCGCGAACGCGCTCCCGATATTCTGCGAACCGGCGACCGACGCCGAGGGCCAGTGGAACGCCGAGCGGGTCACCGAGGAGTGGTTGCTGGACGCTGATGGCAATCCACTGGTCGACGCCGTCTGCTCGTCGTTCATGTTCTCGCTGTCGATGGACGAGCGCGGCCGGAGCGCCGACGACGAGGGCGACGGCGCGGCGGACGTGTTCCTCGACCGACTCGGCGTCCCCGTGATTCAGACGGTGACCACGATGCGCTCGCGCTCCCGGTACGACGCCAGCGACACGGGCGTGATGGGCTTCGAACTCGCGCTCTCGGTCGCGCTCCCCGAGTTCGACGGCAACGTCATCACCCACCCCATCTCGGGCAAGGAACGCACCGACGACGACGCCGACATCGGGAGCGCCCCGAAGCAGCACTTCCCCATCGAGGACCGCGTCGACCACGTCGCGCGCCTCGCGGTCAACTGGGCGGAACTGCGCCACACCCCCAACCACGAGAAGAACGTGGCCGTCGTCCTCCACAACTACCCGCCGAGCGACGACGGTATCGGGACGGCCTTCGGGCTGGACTCGCCCGAGAGCACGGTGAATCTGCTCGACGAACTGGACGCCCGCGGCTATGAGCTGGGTGATACCACGCCCGAGAGCGGCCAGTCGCTCGTCGAACGACTCACCGCCCAGTTGACGCTCGACGACCGCTGGGTCGCGCCGGAGGACGTGCGCGAGATGAGCGTCGACACCGTCTCGCCGGCCCAGTACGGCGAGTGGTTCGACGCCCTCGACCCGGACTTCCGCGCGAACGTGGTCGAGGAGTGGGGCGACCCGCCCGAGCGCCCGTTCGCAATTCCGGGCGCCGAATTCGGCAACGTCCTCGTCACGGTCCAGCCGCCGCGGGGCTTCGGTATGGACCCCTCGAAGGTGTACCACGACTCGGACCTCCAGCCGCCACACGACTACGTCGCGTTCTACCGCTGGCTCCGCAACGACTACGAGGCCGACGCCGTCGTCCACCTCGGAACCCACGGCAGCCTGGAGTGGCTCCCCGGCAAGACGGTGGGCCTCGACGGCGAGAGCGCGCCCGACCAGCTCATCGACGACATCCCGAACGTCTACCCCTACATCGTCAACAACCCCGGCGAGGGGACGCAGGCGAAACGGCGCTCCTACGCCGCCATCGTGGACTACCTGACGCCGGTGATGGCAAACGCCGGCACCTACGACGACCTCGCCGACCTGGAGGAACTGGCCGACCGCTACCGCGAGGCCGGCATGGAGGACGCCCGCGCCGACGACGGCGAACACCTCGCTGAGCAGATTCGCCAGACGGTCGACGAACTGGACCTCGCCGTCGAACTCGGGATTGCGGGCGAGATTGACGAGAAAGCCGACGTACGTGGCCCGGACGAAGCAGGGTCCACACTTGCGGAGGGAGACGTCGAGGGTGACGACCTCGACATCGACGACCTCGTCGAGCGCGTCCACGAGTACCTCACCGACGTGAAGACGACCCAGATTCGCAAGGGCCTGCACACGATGGGCGAACCGCCGGCCGACGACCGACTGGTCGACTATCTCGTCGCCCTCACGCGGCTCGAAAACCCCGGCGCGCCGTCACTGCGCGAGAGCGTCGCCGGCGTCCTGGGCGTCGACTACGACACACTCCGCAACGCCCCCGGCGAGTACGACGAGGCCCTCGGCATGACCTACGCCGAGGCCGCCGACCGCGTTCACGAGACCAGCAAAGACCTCGTGCGGACGCTCGCCGAGCACGACTTCGACGTGCCCGTGAGCGAACTCGAAGACGGGGACTCGGAGGTGAACATGAACCTCCTCGTCGTCGACATCGACCCCATCGGGGACGCCCGCGCGCGCTCCGGCGCGCACGACGACCTCCGCGAGGTGCTTGCCTACATCTGCGAGGAGGCCGCCCCGCGGGTGGCCGGCGCGGCCGACGAGATTCCCCGGACCGCCGACGCGCTGGCGGGCGAGTACGTCCCGCCCGGCGGCTCCGGCGCGCCGACCCGCGGCGGCGTCGACCTGCTCCCCACGGCCCGGAACTTCTACACGCTGGACCCGCGGAAGGTCCCGGCAAAGACGGCCTGGGACGTGGGCAGCGAGGTCGCCGCCGGCGTGGTCGAGCGCCACGAGAGCGACGAGGGCGGATATCCCGAGGAAATCGGCGTCGTCGTCTGGGGCACGCCGACGGTCCGCACCCGCGGCGAGACCATCGCGCAGGTGCTCGCGCTGATGGGCGTCGAACCGGTCTGGTCCGACGCCGGCCGCGTCGAGGACGTGGAGCCGATTCCCCTGGAGGAACTCGGTCGTCCGCGAATCGACGTGACGACGCGCGTCTCCGGCCTGTTCCGGGACGCCTTCCCCGCGGCGGCGGGCGTGGTCCACGACGCCGTCGACGCCGTCGTCGACCTCGACGAGCCCCACGACATGAACTACGTGAAGAAACACGTCGAGGAGGAGACCGACGACCTCGTGGCCGACGGGATGGACGAGAGCGACGCCCGCACCGCCGCGACGCACCGCGTGTTCACGACGCGCCCCGGCGGCTACGGCGCTGGCACGAACAAGGCCGTCGACGAGGGCAACTGGGACGACCGGTCGGACCTCGCCGACGTGTACGTCCAGTGGGGCGGCTACGCGATGGGCTCGCGCGGCCGCGTCAGCGACGCCCACGACGCCTTCGAGCGCCGCCTGTCCTCCGTCGACGCGACCGTCAAAATCGAGGACACCGCCGAGCAAGACGAGTTCGACTCCTCGGACTGGTACGCCTTCCACGGCGGGTTCATCTCCGCCGTGACCGAGATCGCGGGCGAGGAACCGAACTCCTACGTCGGCGACTCATCGGACCCGGACAACGTCGACGTCTACACCAACGAGGAGAAGGTCCGCAAGGCGATGCGGGCCCGCGTGCTCAACCCCGCGTGGCTCGACTCGATGGAGGAACACGGCTACAAGGGCGCGGGCGACCTCTCGACCACGGTCGACGTGGTGCTCGGCTGGGACGCCACCACCGGCGTCGTCAGCGACGCGCTCTGGAACGACGTGGCCGAGCGTTACGCCTTCGACGCGGACCGCCAGGAGTGGCTCCGCGACGTGAACCCCTGGGCGCTGGACTCCATCACGGACACCCTGCTTGAGGCCATCGACCGCGGCCTCTGGGACGCCGACGACGAGACGCGCGACCGCCTGCGGGACCTGAATCTGGAAGTGGATGGGACCCTTGAGGCCCGCGCCAGTTCCGAGCGGGCTGTCGATTCGACGGAGGTGACTTCCGATGACGACTAA
- a CDS encoding outer membrane protein assembly factor BamB family protein, whose translation MSSRRARTASLGEVPPARSRHGGRRSAVALADGLAVVGTADGDLQAFDTASDGPPRRCWRYETEGDPSVVAAVPFDGGLVVGERSARGEIRCHDAEGGLRWRYESRADLGDPQQTTRFLLPFVASLATDGDRCYAAARRYERRTDAAGGDVRHFESVVYAFDPDGSVAWTYRTDGSPISLSARDGRVAVAYNRCPGDHQHGLVVLDAADGDPRWMWDPGTDGQRRVGDVALLDEGVVLSSHGDYCGYRLGEGGSERWRVPLATPTDVAGDTVYAYPNHVRATAAGAVFVTGNTYPEDGRETDARHPNEHTAVGVSLAGERRWDAPVGGFASGLGTDGSLLAVPGAQNFRDRDADDHALRLFDVADGPVDTLDTDGVVTAAAVGDGTAVAVEEPVVYHDEGRERGAYRLHRLPVTDGVTRPNR comes from the coding sequence ATGAGTAGCCGGCGCGCACGGACCGCGTCGCTCGGCGAGGTACCACCGGCCCGCTCGCGCCACGGGGGCCGCCGGTCGGCCGTCGCGCTGGCCGACGGGCTCGCGGTCGTCGGGACCGCAGACGGGGACCTCCAGGCGTTCGACACCGCGAGCGACGGCCCGCCGCGTCGCTGCTGGCGATACGAGACCGAGGGCGACCCGAGCGTCGTCGCGGCCGTCCCCTTCGACGGCGGCCTCGTCGTCGGGGAACGAAGCGCCCGCGGCGAAATCCGCTGTCACGACGCCGAGGGCGGCCTGCGCTGGCGATACGAGAGCAGGGCGGACCTGGGCGACCCACAGCAGACGACGCGCTTTCTGTTGCCGTTCGTCGCTTCCCTCGCCACTGACGGCGACCGCTGCTACGCTGCCGCCCGGCGGTACGAACGCCGGACCGACGCGGCCGGCGGCGACGTTCGACACTTCGAGAGCGTCGTCTACGCGTTCGACCCGGACGGCTCGGTTGCGTGGACCTACCGAACCGACGGCTCGCCAATCTCGCTGTCCGCCCGCGACGGCCGCGTCGCCGTCGCGTACAACCGCTGTCCCGGCGACCACCAACATGGGCTGGTCGTCCTCGACGCCGCCGACGGCGACCCGCGCTGGATGTGGGATCCCGGCACCGATGGTCAGCGGCGCGTCGGCGACGTGGCACTGCTCGACGAGGGCGTGGTGCTGTCGAGTCACGGCGACTACTGCGGCTACCGCCTGGGTGAGGGCGGGAGCGAACGCTGGCGCGTCCCGCTCGCGACGCCGACCGACGTGGCCGGCGACACCGTCTACGCGTACCCGAACCACGTCCGCGCGACCGCCGCGGGCGCGGTGTTCGTCACCGGGAACACCTACCCCGAGGACGGCCGCGAGACCGACGCGCGCCACCCGAACGAGCACACCGCGGTCGGCGTCTCGCTCGCCGGCGAGCGGCGCTGGGACGCGCCCGTCGGCGGATTCGCCAGCGGCCTTGGCACTGACGGCTCGCTGCTCGCCGTCCCCGGCGCACAGAACTTCCGCGACCGCGACGCCGACGACCACGCGCTTCGGCTGTTCGATGTCGCAGACGGCCCTGTCGACACGCTGGACACCGACGGCGTCGTGACGGCGGCCGCGGTCGGGGACGGGACCGCCGTCGCCGTTGAGGAACCGGTCGTCTACCACGACGAGGGCCGCGAGCGCGGGGCCTACCGTCTGCATCGGCTGCCGGTGACCGACGGCGTGACTCGACCGAACCGCTGA
- a CDS encoding ferredoxin — protein sequence MYRITIDREACDGVFACLVRDDRFVEDSAERRSAAHSSGQGPREDSAGLAAIETDDRTAIQATFDDDRRDDAEQAAAACPLDAIAVETVSDEDDAVPAGEAEP from the coding sequence ATGTACCGCATCACCATCGACCGCGAGGCCTGTGACGGCGTGTTCGCCTGTCTCGTCCGCGACGACCGCTTCGTCGAAGATAGCGCGGAGCGGCGCTCCGCGGCCCATTCGAGCGGGCAAGGCCCGCGAGAAGATAGCGCGGGGCTGGCGGCCATCGAGACGGACGACCGGACGGCCATCCAGGCCACCTTCGACGACGACCGGCGGGACGACGCCGAGCAGGCCGCCGCGGCCTGTCCGCTGGACGCGATTGCCGTCGAAACGGTGTCGGACGAGGACGACGCGGTCCCTGCGGGGGAGGCGGAGCCGTGA
- a CDS encoding cobalamin biosynthesis protein, with the protein MSVETGAPADMLAAHPETAYFWGRVAADGDCADSCVTVRTNDETAARRLASVAGAERADRRIVERAYAHDTSITRQEEEFTVQVVGGLADRASAALGLPFDGDSGGYRFDALADYDRQLLRGLLEGCGTVCFKSDDEAVGISFVHGDERLLRTIQSLLDRCPVDAPYDDLSEASSGYWFGVDDDVAPALGDWLYEGSEETGLFAPSRRRKLRKSIERVR; encoded by the coding sequence GTGAGCGTCGAGACCGGCGCGCCGGCCGACATGCTCGCGGCCCACCCCGAGACGGCGTACTTCTGGGGGCGGGTTGCCGCCGACGGCGACTGCGCGGACAGCTGTGTCACGGTCCGGACCAACGACGAGACGGCCGCTCGGCGGCTCGCGTCCGTCGCCGGCGCGGAGCGGGCCGACCGCCGCATCGTCGAGCGGGCCTACGCCCACGACACCTCCATCACCCGTCAGGAGGAGGAGTTCACCGTCCAGGTCGTCGGCGGCCTCGCCGACCGCGCGAGCGCGGCGCTGGGACTGCCCTTCGACGGCGATTCCGGCGGCTACCGCTTCGACGCGCTCGCGGACTACGACCGCCAGCTCCTCCGTGGTCTGCTGGAGGGCTGTGGCACCGTGTGTTTCAAGTCCGACGACGAGGCCGTGGGCATCTCGTTCGTCCACGGCGACGAGCGCCTGCTCCGGACGATACAGTCGCTGCTCGACCGCTGTCCGGTCGACGCGCCCTACGACGACCTCTCGGAGGCCTCGTCGGGCTACTGGTTCGGCGTCGACGACGACGTGGCACCTGCCCTCGGCGACTGGCTCTACGAGGGCAGCGAGGAGACGGGGCTGTTCGCGCCCAGTCGGCGGCGCAAGCTCCGGAAGAGCATCGAACGAGTCCGATGA
- a CDS encoding CbiX/SirB N-terminal domain-containing protein — translation MSEAITAPETLDDEAVLLVGHGSRREKSNEQVRDLAVELEGRLGIPVDAAFLELAEPAIDEAIAGLAAAVSQVSVVHLSLFAASHVKNDVPLAVEQAREAHPELTINNGAHLGVHPAILDLLDDRAASVEADLGVDREDDDVAVVVCARGSSDPDANADVHKLARLLYEGREFSRVEASFIGVTEPLLDETLHDIAKTRPDAVVVVPYMLGDGVLTGRIKDGTREFDEEYPYVDAAPGEPLGTDSRLLDVLGDRWQEARTGSVEMSCDTCKYKVELDGYEEDQGGARAMLRALTHQAEHADREDVDDAPHVHDAPEKHVAVCTNQTCAGEGSPAVLERLRQAARDSDQCDARITRSSCLGRCGEGPMVAVYPDGVWYGGVEAADAADIVSSHLDRDRIVSELVDQTL, via the coding sequence ATGAGCGAAGCCATCACCGCGCCGGAGACGCTGGACGACGAGGCGGTCCTGCTCGTCGGCCACGGCTCCCGGCGCGAGAAGTCCAACGAACAGGTCCGCGACCTCGCGGTCGAACTGGAAGGGCGGCTCGGCATTCCGGTCGACGCGGCCTTCCTCGAACTCGCGGAGCCAGCCATCGACGAGGCCATCGCGGGGCTGGCCGCGGCCGTCTCGCAGGTGTCGGTGGTCCACCTCTCGCTGTTTGCCGCCAGCCACGTCAAAAACGACGTCCCCCTGGCCGTCGAGCAGGCCCGCGAGGCCCACCCCGAACTGACCATCAACAACGGCGCACACCTGGGCGTCCACCCGGCCATCCTCGACCTGCTGGACGACCGCGCGGCGAGCGTGGAGGCCGACCTGGGCGTCGACCGCGAGGACGACGACGTGGCCGTCGTGGTCTGTGCCCGCGGCTCCAGCGACCCCGACGCCAACGCCGACGTGCACAAGCTCGCCCGCCTGCTGTACGAGGGCCGCGAGTTCTCGCGGGTCGAGGCGTCGTTCATCGGCGTCACCGAGCCGCTCCTGGACGAGACGCTGCACGACATCGCCAAGACCCGGCCCGACGCCGTCGTCGTCGTCCCGTACATGCTCGGCGACGGCGTGTTGACCGGCCGCATCAAGGACGGTACGCGCGAGTTCGACGAGGAGTACCCCTACGTCGACGCCGCGCCCGGCGAGCCGCTGGGGACCGACTCGCGCCTGCTCGACGTGCTCGGCGACCGCTGGCAGGAGGCCCGCACGGGGAGCGTCGAGATGTCCTGTGACACCTGCAAGTACAAGGTCGAACTCGACGGCTACGAGGAAGACCAGGGCGGCGCGCGGGCGATGCTCCGGGCGCTGACCCACCAGGCCGAACACGCCGACCGCGAGGACGTCGACGACGCCCCGCACGTCCACGACGCCCCCGAGAAACACGTCGCCGTCTGCACGAACCAGACCTGCGCGGGCGAGGGCTCGCCCGCGGTCCTCGAACGATTGCGGCAGGCCGCCCGCGACAGCGACCAGTGCGACGCCCGCATCACGCGGTCGTCGTGTCTCGGCCGCTGCGGCGAGGGACCCATGGTCGCCGTCTACCCCGACGGCGTCTGGTACGGTGGCGTCGAGGCGGCGGACGCCGCCGACATCGTCTCATCCCACCTGGACCGCGACCGCATCGTGAGCGAACTCGTCGACCAGACGCTCTGA
- a CDS encoding DUF3209 family protein, translating to MSCYELEALRLGLMTVLGTEDDHARQHAENELDGHLDGPIEALANAETLAAIERHLDAALVDLEEEIAATDADDPEYDYLRGRLVAVRDAERAVSRLTTQGEDVLAGLGEAHDVLHEAFPVDE from the coding sequence ATGAGCTGCTACGAACTCGAGGCCCTCCGACTCGGCCTCATGACCGTTCTCGGTACCGAAGACGACCACGCGCGCCAGCACGCCGAAAACGAGCTGGACGGGCATCTCGACGGCCCCATTGAGGCGCTCGCGAATGCGGAGACGCTCGCCGCCATCGAGCGCCACCTCGACGCCGCGCTCGTGGACCTCGAAGAGGAAATCGCCGCGACGGACGCGGACGACCCCGAGTACGACTACCTCCGGGGGCGACTCGTCGCGGTCCGCGACGCCGAGCGGGCGGTGTCGCGGCTCACCACCCAGGGCGAGGACGTCCTCGCCGGCCTCGGCGAGGCCCACGACGTGCTCCACGAGGCGTTCCCCGTCGATGAGTAG
- a CDS encoding VWA domain-containing protein, with amino-acid sequence MVVFGAGKKASQGPTFAGVVGQRDLKEGLLAVATDEDLDGLLVRGEKGTAKSTAVRALADLLPEQRAVADCPYGCPPDRPAAQCEDCRARTDPPVETRAVPLVTLPLGATRDRVVGTLSVADALDGDHEFDPGLLARANRGLLYVDEVNLLDDHLVDVLLDAAASGVNRVERDGVTVTHPANFTLVGTMNPEEGDLRPQLRDRFALQTSVSACEALDDRVAIIDRALGDGDEDGDENEPDRDPGERLRTARDLLPDVDLAREFREEIAELCRDAGLDGHRGDIATARAARTFAALDGRTTVLESDVERAAEFALPHRLTSRPFEDAPDVEDVLDDHFDDENGDSEGEPDDGTDVNGDEDGAAGDESADAGGSSEGDGEGGNEREQRPDDSGESDEGEDGSDERGEQPTPVSADSDGERQERNTGDEYADGDGSESGDGESGEPDQSEDATPLLPGQSRTAVGDSGAPDVDAPTVDTDGGAASGRASATGTTRGVTVRTERAGRDEEVDAAATVRAAAGRGSDRVESRDLRKSVRAGDAETLVVFAVDASASMKPAMRAAKGTVLELLKDAYQARDGVAVVTFAGDGADVVLPPTDSVSLAARHLKDLPTGDRTPLPAGLTAAHEVLDRADPDAGVAVVVTDGRANAADGSPVEATRTAARALGEAVDRTVVVDAGDGSRAGLLDLVAGETDAQMVSLDALSAERVDAVAGEQ; translated from the coding sequence ATGGTTGTATTCGGCGCGGGCAAAAAAGCTTCGCAGGGGCCGACGTTCGCGGGCGTCGTCGGCCAGCGCGACCTGAAAGAGGGCCTGCTCGCGGTCGCGACGGACGAGGACCTGGACGGCCTGCTGGTCCGCGGCGAGAAGGGCACGGCGAAGTCGACGGCGGTGCGCGCACTCGCCGACCTGTTGCCCGAGCAGCGCGCGGTCGCGGACTGCCCCTACGGCTGTCCGCCCGACCGCCCCGCGGCCCAGTGCGAGGACTGTCGAGCGCGGACGGACCCGCCCGTCGAGACGCGGGCGGTCCCGCTGGTGACGCTCCCGCTCGGCGCGACGCGGGACCGCGTCGTCGGCACGCTCTCCGTGGCCGACGCGCTGGACGGCGACCACGAGTTCGATCCCGGTCTGCTGGCCCGCGCGAACCGCGGCCTCCTCTACGTCGACGAGGTGAATCTCCTCGACGACCACCTCGTGGACGTACTGCTCGACGCCGCCGCGAGCGGGGTGAACCGCGTCGAGCGCGACGGCGTCACCGTCACCCACCCCGCCAACTTCACGCTCGTCGGCACGATGAACCCCGAGGAGGGCGACCTGCGGCCCCAGTTACGGGACCGCTTCGCCCTCCAGACGTCGGTCAGCGCGTGCGAGGCCCTCGACGACCGCGTCGCCATCATCGACCGGGCGCTCGGGGACGGCGACGAGGATGGAGACGAGAACGAACCCGACCGCGACCCCGGCGAGCGACTGCGGACCGCCCGCGACCTGCTCCCCGATGTCGACCTCGCCCGCGAGTTCCGCGAGGAGATAGCCGAGCTGTGTCGCGACGCCGGGCTGGACGGCCACCGCGGCGACATCGCCACCGCGCGGGCGGCCCGGACGTTCGCCGCCCTCGACGGCCGGACGACCGTGCTCGAATCCGACGTAGAACGCGCCGCCGAATTCGCGCTCCCGCACCGGCTCACCAGCCGCCCCTTCGAGGACGCGCCCGACGTCGAGGACGTGCTGGACGACCACTTCGACGACGAGAACGGCGATTCCGAAGGCGAGCCCGACGACGGAACCGACGTAAACGGCGACGAGGACGGAGCGGCCGGTGATGAGTCAGCAGACGCCGGAGGCAGTTCCGAAGGCGACGGCGAGGGAGGCAACGAACGGGAACAACGGCCGGACGACAGCGGGGAATCCGACGAGGGGGAAGACGGTTCGGACGAGCGCGGTGAGCAGCCGACGCCCGTATCGGCCGACAGCGACGGCGAACGGCAGGAGCGCAATACTGGCGACGAGTACGCTGACGGCGACGGCAGCGAATCCGGCGACGGCGAGTCGGGCGAGCCCGATCAGTCCGAGGACGCGACGCCGCTCCTGCCCGGCCAGTCCCGAACCGCAGTCGGCGACAGCGGCGCGCCCGACGTGGACGCACCGACGGTCGACACGGACGGCGGCGCGGCGAGCGGCCGCGCGAGCGCGACGGGCACGACCCGCGGCGTGACGGTCCGCACCGAGCGCGCCGGGCGGGACGAAGAAGTGGACGCCGCAGCGACGGTCCGAGCGGCGGCCGGGCGCGGGAGCGACCGCGTCGAATCCCGGGACCTCCGGAAGTCCGTGCGGGCGGGCGACGCGGAGACGCTGGTCGTGTTCGCCGTCGACGCCAGCGCGTCGATGAAACCGGCGATGCGCGCGGCGAAGGGTACGGTGCTCGAACTCCTGAAGGACGCCTATCAGGCCCGCGACGGGGTGGCGGTCGTGACGTTCGCCGGCGACGGCGCGGACGTGGTCCTGCCGCCGACCGACAGCGTCTCGCTGGCCGCCCGTCACCTCAAGGACCTGCCGACGGGCGACCGGACGCCGCTGCCGGCCGGCCTGACCGCCGCCCACGAGGTGCTCGACCGCGCCGACCCGGACGCCGGCGTCGCCGTGGTGGTGACCGACGGCCGGGCCAACGCCGCCGACGGGAGCCCCGTCGAGGCGACGCGGACCGCGGCCCGGGCGCTCGGCGAGGCGGTCGACCGGACCGTCGTGGTCGACGCGGGCGACGGGAGCCGCGCCGGCCTGCTCGATTTGGTGGCTGGCGAGACGGACGCGCAGATGGTGTCGCTCGACGCATTGAGCGCCGAGCGCGTCGACGCCGTGGCGGGCGAGCAGTAG